Proteins from a genomic interval of Nostoc sp. TCL240-02:
- a CDS encoding sensor domain-containing diguanylate cyclase, producing MLIFVAEIFISRSLVAGELALRLLQKFQRIRLSWLRLGHSSVKTPVAPLSKNEAERLKALAKYNILDTLPEQAFDDLTAIAAYICKTPIASISLVDADRQWFKSNIGLKVRETPRESAFCSHAILQPENILVIPNAIKDARFANNPLVKSNSKIRFYAGAPLVTPNGFPIGTLCVMDIVPRQLSYQQLDALRRLTRQAIAQMELIQEIRNRKQSEIEGRQLSLIDDLTGLHNRRGFFVMAEQQLKIAHRMRLLCWVIFIDLDGLKQINDTLGHDIGDALIVDAGRLLKQSFRNSDIVARLGGDEFIVFISSYFKDADSIQAYLQVNIANFNQQQNRSYELSMSVGIEPYSPGSNMSLEQLIARSDELMYAHKRLKRQSIHQQE from the coding sequence ATGTTGATTTTCGTTGCAGAGATATTTATATCACGCAGCCTGGTTGCTGGGGAGTTAGCCCTGCGGTTGTTGCAAAAATTCCAGCGTATTAGACTTTCCTGGCTCAGGCTTGGACACTCATCTGTGAAAACACCAGTTGCTCCTCTATCTAAAAATGAAGCAGAAAGGCTCAAAGCATTAGCAAAATACAATATTCTGGACACTCTACCTGAACAAGCATTTGATGATCTAACTGCAATTGCTGCCTACATTTGTAAAACTCCAATTGCTTCAATTAGCTTAGTGGATGCCGATCGCCAATGGTTTAAATCTAACATTGGACTAAAAGTTAGAGAAACACCCAGAGAGTCGGCTTTTTGCTCCCATGCTATTCTGCAACCAGAGAATATATTAGTAATTCCCAACGCCATCAAGGACGCTCGCTTTGCGAACAATCCTCTAGTCAAAAGTAATTCTAAAATTCGTTTTTACGCTGGTGCGCCACTAGTTACGCCTAATGGTTTTCCAATAGGGACGTTGTGTGTGATGGACATCGTTCCTCGTCAGCTAAGTTACCAGCAGTTGGATGCACTGCGCCGCTTAACTCGGCAAGCGATCGCTCAAATGGAACTCATTCAGGAAATTCGCAACCGTAAACAATCAGAGATAGAAGGAAGGCAGTTATCGCTGATCGACGATCTAACAGGTTTGCATAACCGACGTGGCTTCTTCGTGATGGCTGAACAACAGTTGAAAATTGCTCACCGTATGAGATTGTTGTGCTGGGTGATTTTCATTGATTTAGATGGGCTAAAACAGATAAACGACACCCTTGGTCATGATATAGGGGATGCCTTGATTGTTGATGCTGGTCGATTACTCAAGCAAAGTTTTCGGAACTCGGATATTGTTGCTCGCTTGGGTGGAGATGAGTTTATTGTTTTCATCTCCAGCTACTTTAAGGATGCTGATAGCATCCAAGCATATCTGCAAGTAAATATTGCCAATTTTAATCAACAGCAAAACCGTAGCTATGAACTTTCGATGAGTGTGGGAATAGAGCCTTACTCACCAGGAAGTAATATGTCACTAGAACAACTAATTGCCAGGTCTGACGAATTAATGTACGCTCATAAGCGTCTCAAGCGGCAATCTATTCATCAACAAGAGTAG
- a CDS encoding IS1634 family transposase, which yields MTPSVSEIRVQDIDHCGIVAGIIDQMCLVEQINQILGTHHQEIVSSGQAVKAMILNGLGLVSAPLYLFEKFFVGKATEHLLGEGISPEHLNDDRLGRVLDKLYEAGLTQVFVTVALAAAKKFGVEKDSLHLDSSSFHVHGEYTNNSTEGSGKPREITITKGYSRDHRPDLKQFIVDLMCSGDGDIPLYLNLRVADGNEADSAVFAQILKEFRHQWEIDALFVADAALYTEGNLKQMDSLRWLSRVPATLTTAQLLLEKMSQEAFVDSIVTGYRIAECCCDYGGVKQRWLVVESEARAAADLKQLEKRLTKHLQQAQSQLRQLSQQEFACAADAIQASGRFETQQRFHELAELEIIEHKRHAKSGRPRKDAQPQQCYYQIRATVVPNELAIATEKQRAGRFILATNVLDAQQLSNDDLLKQYKAQQSTERGFRFLKDPLFFTSSVFLNSKERVAALAMVMGLCLLVYTLGQRALRQALAQAKQTINNQLGKPTASPTMRWVFQCFMSIHLVTIAGFQHITNLTDERRWILQFLGAPCRKYYLLT from the coding sequence ATGACACCATCAGTATCAGAAATAAGAGTACAAGATATTGACCACTGTGGGATAGTGGCAGGGATTATTGATCAAATGTGTTTGGTAGAGCAAATCAACCAAATACTGGGAACACATCACCAAGAAATAGTCAGTTCAGGTCAAGCAGTCAAAGCAATGATTCTCAATGGCTTGGGTTTAGTAAGTGCGCCACTATACCTATTTGAGAAGTTCTTTGTAGGCAAAGCCACAGAGCATTTACTAGGGGAAGGTATAAGTCCAGAACACTTGAATGATGACCGCTTGGGCAGAGTCTTGGACAAACTGTATGAAGCGGGATTAACACAAGTATTTGTGACAGTAGCACTGGCAGCAGCCAAGAAGTTTGGGGTGGAAAAGGACAGTTTACACTTGGATTCAAGTTCGTTTCATGTGCATGGAGAATATACCAACAACTCAACAGAAGGTTCAGGCAAGCCAAGAGAGATAACAATCACAAAAGGATACTCAAGAGATCATCGACCAGACCTGAAACAGTTTATTGTAGACCTGATGTGCAGTGGAGACGGGGATATTCCTCTATATCTAAATCTAAGAGTGGCAGATGGGAATGAAGCCGACTCAGCCGTGTTTGCTCAAATCTTGAAAGAATTTCGTCACCAATGGGAAATAGATGCTTTGTTTGTAGCGGATGCAGCACTCTACACCGAAGGCAATCTTAAACAAATGGATTCTTTGCGATGGCTATCACGAGTTCCAGCCACACTGACTACTGCCCAATTACTCTTGGAGAAAATGAGTCAGGAAGCTTTTGTGGATAGCATAGTCACAGGCTACCGAATAGCAGAGTGTTGCTGCGATTATGGTGGAGTCAAACAGCGTTGGCTAGTGGTGGAAAGTGAAGCTCGTGCCGCAGCAGATTTAAAGCAACTGGAAAAACGTCTGACTAAGCACCTCCAACAAGCACAATCTCAACTGCGACAGTTGTCACAACAAGAATTTGCTTGTGCCGCAGACGCGATACAGGCTTCAGGGCGTTTTGAGACTCAGCAACGCTTTCATGAACTTGCTGAACTAGAAATTATCGAACACAAACGCCATGCCAAATCAGGCAGACCACGTAAAGATGCTCAACCACAACAGTGTTACTATCAAATTCGTGCGACTGTTGTACCTAACGAGCTAGCAATTGCCACTGAAAAACAACGAGCCGGGCGTTTTATTTTGGCTACCAATGTTCTTGATGCTCAACAATTGAGCAATGATGACTTACTCAAGCAGTACAAAGCCCAGCAATCTACTGAGCGTGGTTTTCGTTTTCTCAAAGACCCTTTATTTTTTACCAGCAGTGTTTTTCTCAACTCGAAAGAACGTGTTGCTGCTTTAGCAATGGTCATGGGTCTATGCTTGTTAGTTTACACTTTGGGACAACGGGCGTTACGCCAAGCTCTAGCTCAAGCAAAACAAACCATCAACAATCAATTGGGTAAACCAACTGCCTCTCCTACGATGCGGTGGGTGTTTCAATGTTTCATGTCGATTCATCTGGTAACGATCGCTGGCTTTCAACACATTACCAATCTTACTGACGAACGACGATGGATTCTCCAATTTCTTGGTGCGCCTTGCCGAAAATATTATCTTCTCACCTGA
- a CDS encoding helix-turn-helix domain-containing protein has translation MGARLRVFLTREQDQTLLTLRTADVPQKVKDRAEVIRLNAHGWYVEKIAAHVNWSSQTVREVLHRWKKQGLEGLWELPGRGGKAKWTEVDIVFLEECLKKEPRTYNSPQLAKKLATERSIKLSPDRLRRVLKKRGSIGNGPGKATKENKIP, from the coding sequence ATGGGCGCTCGTTTAAGGGTATTTTTGACTCGTGAGCAAGACCAAACCCTGTTAACCCTAAGAACAGCAGATGTACCACAGAAAGTCAAAGATCGAGCAGAAGTCATTAGATTAAACGCACACGGTTGGTACGTGGAAAAAATTGCGGCCCATGTAAATTGGAGTTCACAGACAGTCAGGGAAGTTTTGCATAGATGGAAAAAGCAAGGTCTAGAAGGGCTTTGGGAATTACCTGGTCGAGGAGGGAAAGCCAAATGGACTGAAGTTGACATAGTGTTTTTAGAAGAATGCCTCAAAAAAGAACCACGCACGTATAACAGTCCTCAATTAGCGAAAAAATTAGCAACTGAACGCTCGATTAAACTGAGTCCCGACAGATTAAGACGGGTACTCAAAAAAAGGGGATCAATTGGAAACGGGCCAGGAAAAGCCACAAAGGAAAACAAGATCCCATAG
- a CDS encoding ATP-binding protein, with the protein MSIEELNQELTRLRQCLQQLKTDNAELRQAVLEYTTQLKQHKSEQQAALLERQRIEEQLQTTQQFLYSVIQTMPVAVFVKDVVDLRIVLCNQAAEKLAGVSADEILGKNDYDLFPREEADFFTTRDREALNSKKLLEIPEEIIRTKSGETRILQIKKAPILDSQGQPKYLLVVRYDITEHKQAEAQLKQQAIELEQTLKELQSTQAQLIQSEKMSSLGQLVAGVAHEINNPVNFISGNLTYANKYIQQLLNLLHLYRINYPNPAQEIQMTIQEMEFDFLVEDLLKLLSSMEIGAERIQQIVVSLRIFSRLDEAELKAVDIHQGIESTLSILEHRLKPRANHVEIQVLKDYDDLPLVECYAGQLNQVFMNILSNAIDALEEALIQGKLSHNHPQIRICTQQLNAQQIVIRIIDNGLGIPEQVKQKLFDPFFTTKDVGKGTGLGLSISYQIITERHGGSLECVSSLEEGAELIITIPVVQPKQ; encoded by the coding sequence ATGTCTATTGAAGAGTTAAATCAAGAGTTAACTAGATTACGTCAATGCCTTCAGCAACTAAAAACAGATAATGCTGAACTACGCCAGGCAGTTCTAGAATATACTACTCAATTAAAGCAACACAAGAGCGAACAGCAAGCTGCACTGCTTGAGCGCCAACGGATAGAAGAACAACTCCAAACTACTCAACAGTTTCTGTATTCTGTGATTCAAACCATGCCTGTAGCAGTTTTTGTCAAAGATGTGGTTGATCTGCGAATTGTCTTATGTAATCAAGCCGCGGAAAAGTTAGCTGGTGTCAGTGCCGATGAAATTTTAGGAAAGAACGACTACGACCTATTCCCCAGAGAAGAGGCCGATTTTTTTACCACGCGAGATCGCGAAGCACTTAATAGCAAAAAATTATTAGAGATTCCTGAAGAAATAATTCGGACAAAAAGCGGCGAAACCCGCATTTTGCAGATTAAAAAAGCTCCGATTCTTGATTCTCAAGGACAGCCTAAATATTTATTAGTGGTTCGATACGACATTACAGAACATAAACAAGCAGAGGCTCAACTCAAACAGCAAGCAATAGAACTAGAGCAAACTCTCAAAGAATTACAAAGTACTCAAGCTCAACTTATCCAAAGTGAGAAAATGTCTTCTCTGGGTCAATTAGTTGCTGGAGTTGCCCATGAAATCAATAATCCAGTAAATTTTATCTCCGGCAATTTAACTTACGCTAACAAATATATCCAACAACTACTGAATCTACTTCATCTTTACCGCATAAACTATCCAAATCCTGCTCAAGAAATTCAAATGACAATTCAAGAGATGGAATTCGATTTTTTAGTAGAAGATTTGCTAAAATTACTCTCTTCAATGGAAATTGGTGCTGAACGCATACAGCAAATTGTAGTTTCTCTTCGTATCTTTTCGCGGCTAGATGAAGCCGAGTTAAAAGCAGTAGATATTCATCAGGGTATTGAAAGTACACTGAGTATTTTGGAGCATCGTTTAAAACCCAGAGCTAATCATGTCGAAATTCAGGTTCTTAAAGATTATGACGATTTACCTTTAGTTGAGTGCTATGCTGGCCAGCTAAATCAAGTATTTATGAATATTTTATCCAATGCAATCGATGCTTTAGAAGAAGCATTAATTCAAGGGAAACTCTCGCATAACCACCCACAAATTCGGATTTGTACTCAGCAACTGAATGCTCAACAAATAGTTATTCGGATCATCGATAATGGACTTGGTATTCCCGAACAAGTTAAACAAAAGTTATTTGATCCTTTTTTTACTACCAAAGATGTGGGGAAAGGTACTGGTTTAGGTTTATCGATTAGCTATCAGATTATTACCGAGCGGCATGGTGGTTCGTTAGAGTGTGTTTCTTCTCTTGAAGAGGGAGCAGAACTTATTATTACAATTCCAGTTGTACAACCCAAACAGTAA